Proteins found in one Bremerella volcania genomic segment:
- a CDS encoding glycoside hydrolase family 2 TIM barrel-domain containing protein, producing the protein MKWFWTLSFLLACTATHRLIAAEVKIAETDRGFQLLVDQKPFAIKGAGGDGDKELLAASGANAFRTWGIGDDTKERLDEAQKHGLKVALGIWLGHARHGFNYDDPAQVAKQLADAKAAVLKFKDHPAVLLWGVGNEMEGFEATTDPKVWQAVNDVARMIGEVDPHHPTMTVIAEIGGDKLPSIQKYCPDVDVVGINSYGGVQSIPERFANAGLDKPYIVTEFGPPGTWEIQNNEWGVPLELTSTEKASIYQAAYQKLAADPHCLGSFAFTWGFKQEATATWFGMFLPDGTKVAAVDAMTEAWSGKPPENLCPRIDLLEVVDKPIVEPNMPIEARLKVVDPEGKQPQVKWVLFREMEEFNTMGDYRPPPPTFPEAITKAGPTGVTVKMPQVPGNYRLFAYVHDGDGGGAVANVPLKVAGEVSMEALARGRKVPVPFTVYADDMNGSPYAASGYMGESAAIKLNEKSTTEPHSGKTCLEVIYDKADGWGGVVWQSPANDWGDRPGGFDLSAADTLQIWARGEHGGERVKFGFGLIDRDKPFYDTAKGEIEVTLTSQWQRFKIPLVRHNAGRIKTGFYWTLGGQGKPVTFYLDDIAFIKSDE; encoded by the coding sequence ATGAAGTGGTTTTGGACTCTCTCGTTCCTTCTGGCTTGCACGGCAACGCATCGCTTGATCGCCGCCGAGGTGAAGATCGCCGAAACCGACCGTGGCTTTCAGCTTCTGGTCGATCAAAAGCCGTTTGCCATCAAGGGGGCCGGTGGGGATGGGGACAAAGAGCTACTTGCGGCATCGGGCGCGAACGCGTTTCGTACCTGGGGCATCGGCGACGATACCAAAGAGCGGTTGGACGAGGCCCAGAAACATGGGCTTAAGGTGGCCCTGGGAATCTGGCTGGGGCATGCCCGACATGGCTTTAACTATGACGACCCGGCCCAGGTAGCCAAACAGCTGGCCGACGCGAAAGCGGCCGTTTTAAAGTTCAAAGACCATCCGGCCGTCTTGCTATGGGGTGTCGGCAACGAGATGGAAGGCTTCGAAGCCACGACCGATCCGAAAGTCTGGCAGGCCGTGAATGACGTCGCCAGGATGATCGGCGAGGTCGACCCGCACCATCCCACGATGACCGTGATCGCCGAGATCGGCGGCGACAAGCTCCCTTCGATCCAGAAGTATTGCCCCGACGTCGACGTCGTCGGGATCAACAGCTACGGCGGCGTGCAATCGATTCCCGAGCGGTTCGCCAACGCGGGACTCGACAAGCCGTATATCGTGACCGAATTCGGCCCGCCTGGTACGTGGGAGATTCAGAACAACGAGTGGGGCGTTCCGCTGGAGCTGACCAGTACCGAGAAAGCCAGCATCTACCAGGCTGCCTACCAAAAGCTGGCCGCCGATCCCCATTGCCTCGGATCGTTCGCGTTCACGTGGGGCTTTAAACAGGAAGCCACCGCCACGTGGTTTGGGATGTTCCTGCCGGACGGAACGAAAGTAGCCGCCGTCGACGCCATGACCGAGGCCTGGTCCGGCAAGCCGCCAGAGAATCTGTGTCCGCGGATCGATCTTCTGGAAGTCGTGGACAAGCCGATCGTCGAGCCCAACATGCCCATCGAGGCCCGCTTGAAGGTTGTCGATCCGGAAGGAAAGCAGCCGCAAGTGAAATGGGTGTTGTTCCGCGAGATGGAAGAGTTCAACACGATGGGGGACTATCGCCCGCCGCCACCCACGTTCCCCGAAGCGATCACCAAGGCCGGCCCAACCGGCGTGACCGTGAAGATGCCGCAAGTTCCCGGCAACTACCGACTGTTCGCATACGTTCACGATGGCGATGGAGGGGGCGCGGTCGCGAACGTGCCGCTGAAAGTCGCCGGTGAGGTATCGATGGAAGCCCTGGCCCGCGGACGCAAGGTTCCCGTTCCCTTCACCGTTTATGCCGACGACATGAACGGTTCCCCCTATGCGGCCTCAGGCTACATGGGAGAATCTGCCGCGATAAAGTTGAACGAGAAATCGACGACCGAGCCGCACTCCGGCAAAACGTGCCTTGAAGTGATCTACGATAAAGCGGACGGCTGGGGTGGCGTGGTCTGGCAAAGTCCGGCCAATGATTGGGGAGATCGCCCTGGTGGGTTCGACCTGAGTGCCGCTGATACGCTGCAAATCTGGGCCCGCGGAGAGCATGGGGGCGAACGGGTCAAATTCGGCTTCGGATTGATCGATCGCGACAAGCCGTTCTACGATACCGCCAAAGGCGAGATCGAAGTCACGCTGACAAGCCAGTGGCAACGTTTCAAAATCCCACTCGTTCGCCACAACGCCGGAAGAATCAAGACAGGCTTCTACTGGACCCTCGGGGGACAAGGCAAGCCGGTGACGTTCTATCTGGACGATATCGCTTTCATCAAGTCGGACGAATAA
- a CDS encoding right-handed parallel beta-helix repeat-containing protein yields the protein MRFLAFALTLILLASTARGAEIYVDNVRGDDRNRGNAAEFSEGENGPIASITKALRIARKGDQIILSNTGVPYQESITLQGGNNSGWEFAPLIIEGNGAILDGRAPVPVDGWKHVQGDVHCFAPTYKSYQQLYLDDRPAKRVTIEDMSQLDKLQPLEWCLTDGMIFFRTEKDRGPGSYRLTFTARRTGITLYEVRNVKILDLTVQGFQLDGINVHSNCYDIELGGITSRGNGRSGVSVGGASRATLNKSLLGDNGAAQLRGEGFSKTIVIDSTLLENTAPATSRQDAKITIDGQEVSDAPAAETAQAIRLLPRPDAPASPLQR from the coding sequence ATGCGTTTTCTCGCATTCGCCCTAACCCTGATCCTTCTTGCTTCGACCGCTCGTGGCGCGGAGATCTACGTCGACAACGTGCGCGGCGACGATCGTAACCGTGGTAACGCCGCCGAGTTCTCGGAAGGGGAAAACGGTCCCATCGCTTCGATCACCAAGGCCCTGCGGATCGCGCGGAAAGGGGATCAGATCATCCTCTCCAACACCGGCGTTCCCTACCAGGAGTCGATCACGCTGCAAGGCGGAAACAACAGCGGTTGGGAGTTCGCACCTCTGATCATTGAAGGGAACGGAGCCATTCTCGACGGACGCGCCCCAGTGCCGGTCGACGGCTGGAAACACGTTCAAGGGGACGTCCACTGCTTCGCGCCAACGTACAAGAGCTACCAACAGCTTTACCTTGATGACCGCCCGGCCAAACGCGTGACCATCGAGGACATGAGCCAACTGGATAAGCTGCAGCCGCTCGAATGGTGCCTGACCGATGGCATGATCTTCTTCCGCACCGAAAAAGATCGCGGCCCAGGCAGTTATCGTTTGACCTTCACCGCGCGTCGCACCGGGATCACGCTGTACGAAGTCCGCAACGTGAAGATCCTGGACCTGACCGTCCAGGGCTTTCAGCTCGACGGCATCAACGTGCACAGCAATTGCTACGACATCGAACTGGGCGGCATCACTTCTCGCGGCAATGGCCGCAGCGGAGTTTCGGTCGGCGGGGCTTCCCGGGCCACACTCAACAAGTCGCTACTCGGGGATAATGGGGCGGCTCAGTTGCGTGGCGAAGGGTTCTCGAAGACGATCGTGATCGACTCGACCCTGCTGGAAAACACGGCTCCGGCCACCTCCCGCCAGGATGCCAAAATCACGATCGACGGCCAGGAAGTCAGCGATGCTCCGGCTGCTGAGACGGCTCAAGCGATTCGTCTTCTCCCTCGGCCAGATGCTCCAGCGTCTCCTCTTCAGCGCTAG
- a CDS encoding ATP-dependent nuclease, translating to MTTAWKSCWDGELWCNRRAPPPFRLAKFIYIPTLRGMRLGVDQSRSSDNKFAYFDRTWMDYVKGRNKQSHIQEETIENARKQNSGSTIITGLDFYDVLTDRLLGSLQDREFIREYQEYLSQTFFQNAPVALIPRRDHDTVNIKVGNEKERPVQSLGDGLQQLIILTLPIFEHRDTPLFLFIEEPDLFLHPGYQRVLIDAILNEPDRQLYVFVTTHSSQFLDITISENDCSIFRCSKLVSVDDGLEHDPRFFVDNASSGDYELLKHLGVRPSSVMFSNCTIWVEGITDRLYFSKYVELLLKKQGFNYIENLHYSFVEYGGGNITHWSFLDEDGIDVERLCAKLILISDKDEGKDDRHDKLAEKLGDRFVRLKVRESENLLTPSVIEAVIRSYEDDGIELKPFKQSDYATRYLGRFIDKHILVDMTTSKRYGKLGTSYEDKSGTIKAKVPFCRKALCEINTLNDMSSDAYELASKICDFIAAENQ from the coding sequence ATGACTACCGCATGGAAGTCCTGCTGGGACGGTGAGTTATGGTGCAATCGCCGTGCCCCACCACCCTTTCGGCTGGCGAAGTTCATATATATTCCGACTCTTCGCGGCATGCGTCTCGGCGTGGATCAATCTAGGTCCAGCGACAACAAGTTCGCATATTTTGACCGAACATGGATGGATTATGTTAAAGGGAGGAACAAACAAAGCCATATACAAGAAGAAACAATCGAGAATGCACGAAAACAAAATAGTGGGAGTACTATTATCACAGGGCTGGACTTTTACGATGTCCTAACCGATCGCTTGCTGGGAAGTTTGCAGGACCGTGAGTTCATCCGAGAGTATCAAGAGTATTTATCTCAGACCTTCTTCCAAAACGCTCCAGTCGCGCTCATTCCGCGACGAGACCACGATACAGTAAATATCAAAGTCGGAAACGAGAAGGAACGACCAGTCCAATCGCTGGGTGATGGGCTCCAGCAGCTAATTATTCTGACATTGCCGATCTTTGAACACCGAGACACACCTCTTTTTCTCTTTATTGAAGAACCCGACTTGTTTCTTCACCCGGGTTATCAGCGTGTCTTGATCGATGCGATACTCAATGAGCCAGATCGGCAACTCTATGTATTTGTAACCACTCACTCCAGTCAGTTTCTCGATATTACGATCTCGGAAAATGACTGCTCAATCTTTCGCTGCAGCAAGCTCGTTTCCGTTGACGACGGTCTCGAACATGACCCACGGTTCTTCGTTGATAACGCATCTTCAGGGGATTACGAATTGCTCAAGCATCTCGGCGTTCGCCCATCGTCAGTAATGTTCTCAAATTGCACAATTTGGGTCGAGGGGATCACAGATCGACTTTATTTCAGCAAATACGTTGAGTTGTTGTTAAAAAAACAGGGCTTCAACTACATAGAGAACCTTCACTACTCATTTGTCGAATATGGTGGTGGCAATATTACGCATTGGTCATTTCTGGATGAAGATGGAATTGATGTCGAACGACTATGCGCGAAACTAATCCTGATTTCCGACAAAGACGAAGGAAAAGATGATCGGCATGACAAGTTAGCGGAGAAACTTGGAGATCGATTTGTGCGTCTCAAGGTTCGCGAGTCAGAAAACCTTTTAACACCGTCTGTAATCGAGGCAGTTATCCGAAGCTACGAGGACGACGGGATTGAACTGAAGCCATTTAAGCAATCTGATTACGCAACTCGGTATCTCGGAAGATTCATCGACAAACACATCCTTGTCGACATGACAACTTCAAAACGGTACGGAAAGCTTGGGACTAGCTATGAAGATAAATCTGGGACAATCAAAGCGAAAGTCCCGTTTTGCCGAAAAGCTCTCTGCGAGATCAACACTCTGAACGACATGAGTAGTGATGCGTATGAACTTGCTTCGAAGATCTGTGATTTCATTGCAGCAGAGAATCAGTAG
- a CDS encoding lysylphosphatidylglycerol synthase transmembrane domain-containing protein: MKKHLITVLRILVPAGILAYLLWTIGSDPDNVESVRQIFSSKTRWGSVGIAFAFGLFALACTFVRWYLLVISVGIPFSLKEAFRLGFLGYMLNFVGLGGVGGDLFKGYVLAKHNPTKRVEAVSTIFMDRLVGLYALFVVTSVAALSLDLEGSQPAIRTMVYVVHGATVGGLVGLTLVFLPGFAKGSFREVLEGLPKVGHAFKRMFTAVGMYRRHPKYLAYIGLLSLGVHSFFSVAGYFLASGLFEQHPSLLEMMVITPLAMVFAAIPLSPGGMGTLELAITELYVTVPAEELSKANGITVALGFRAMTIGLAFIGAIFYWTNRASIDQSMAEASAEEETLEHLAEGEDESLEPSQQPEHR; encoded by the coding sequence GTGAAAAAGCATCTGATTACCGTCCTGAGAATCCTGGTGCCGGCCGGCATTCTGGCCTACCTGTTGTGGACCATTGGTAGTGACCCCGACAACGTCGAATCGGTTCGCCAGATCTTCAGCAGCAAGACCCGCTGGGGCAGCGTGGGCATTGCGTTCGCCTTTGGCCTGTTCGCTCTTGCGTGCACGTTCGTCCGCTGGTACCTGCTGGTGATTTCGGTGGGCATCCCGTTCTCGCTCAAAGAGGCGTTTCGGCTGGGCTTTCTGGGATACATGTTGAACTTCGTGGGGCTCGGGGGCGTGGGGGGCGATCTGTTCAAGGGGTATGTCCTGGCCAAGCACAATCCGACCAAACGCGTCGAGGCGGTCTCGACGATCTTCATGGACCGCCTGGTCGGTCTGTATGCCCTGTTCGTGGTGACGTCGGTTGCCGCATTGAGTTTGGACCTGGAAGGATCGCAGCCGGCGATTCGCACGATGGTGTATGTCGTGCACGGGGCGACGGTCGGCGGCCTGGTCGGGCTGACGCTTGTTTTTCTGCCAGGCTTTGCCAAGGGATCGTTTCGCGAGGTGCTCGAAGGCCTGCCGAAGGTAGGGCACGCGTTCAAGCGAATGTTCACGGCCGTTGGTATGTATCGCCGTCACCCGAAGTACCTGGCCTATATTGGGCTGTTGAGCCTGGGAGTGCATTCGTTCTTTTCGGTGGCAGGCTACTTCCTGGCCTCGGGATTGTTCGAGCAGCACCCGTCCCTGTTGGAGATGATGGTCATCACGCCGCTGGCGATGGTCTTCGCGGCGATTCCCCTTTCGCCGGGCGGGATGGGAACATTAGAGCTGGCGATCACCGAACTTTACGTGACGGTGCCGGCCGAAGAACTGAGCAAAGCCAACGGCATTACCGTCGCTTTGGGGTTCCGTGCGATGACGATCGGGCTGGCGTTTATCGGGGCAATATTCTATTGGACCAATCGCGCGTCGATCGATCAGTCGATGGCCGAAGCTAGCGCTGAAGAGGAGACGCTGGAGCATCTGGCCGAGGGAGAAGACGAATCGCTTGAGCCGTCTCAGCAGCCGGAGCATCGCTGA
- a CDS encoding ATP-dependent zinc protease family protein, whose protein sequence is MPSKAQPVKLPIIGWREWVQLPQLGIAKIKAKIDTGARSSSLHAYDLKYEERDGQQWVLFKVHTRQRSTAEKVIAESQVLEFRKVRSSNGQVTKRPVILTKVEILGQLCEIELTLANRDSMGFRMLLGREAIRGRMLVDSGASYLSGVPKRLKGKRSANPNSTAVKRPSLKTEHDAT, encoded by the coding sequence ATGCCTTCGAAAGCACAACCGGTCAAGCTGCCCATCATCGGGTGGCGCGAGTGGGTTCAACTTCCACAACTCGGGATCGCCAAGATCAAAGCCAAGATCGATACCGGTGCCCGATCGTCTTCCCTGCATGCGTACGACTTGAAGTATGAAGAACGGGACGGACAGCAGTGGGTGCTGTTCAAAGTGCACACGCGCCAACGAAGCACCGCCGAGAAGGTCATCGCCGAAAGCCAGGTGCTTGAGTTTCGCAAGGTTCGCAGTTCCAATGGGCAGGTCACCAAACGGCCAGTCATTCTGACGAAGGTCGAGATTCTTGGCCAATTGTGCGAAATTGAGCTGACATTGGCCAATCGCGATTCGATGGGCTTTCGCATGCTGCTGGGGCGTGAGGCGATTCGCGGCCGCATGCTGGTCGACTCAGGGGCTTCTTACTTGTCCGGCGTGCCGAAGCGACTTAAGGGGAAGCGAAGTGCCAATCCCAACTCTACGGCGGTAAAACGCCCCTCGCTTAAAACCGAGCACGATGCCACCTAG
- a CDS encoding IS3 family transposase (programmed frameshift) produces the protein MPRRRFTPEQIIQHLREAEVLLSQDKTIAQACKAIGVTEQTYYRWRKEYGGVRTDQAKRLKELEKENARLKRLLADAELDKAILKEAAFGKLLSPDKRRRIVEHVRDTLGRERVSERRACRVLGQPRSTQRRVRWVPDDEPRLVREMIELAEQYGRYGYRRITEMLRRKGWQVNHKRIERLWRREGLKVPKRQPKRRRLWLNDGSCVRLRPSHRDEVWSYDFVHHRTHDGRAFRMLTLINEYTRECLAIDVARQLTSEDVLERLSDLFVRRGVPDFIRSDNGSEFTATKVRDWLERVEVNTLYIEPGSPWENGYIESFNGKLRDELLDREIFDTLLEAKVLIERWRVEYNTVRPHSSLGYRPPAPEAILPGEAASATLQHLPLEESLKTTT, from the exons ATGCCTAGAAGAAGATTCACGCCTGAGCAGATCATCCAGCATCTCCGCGAAGCGGAGGTGCTTCTCTCTCAGGACAAGACGATTGCCCAGGCCTGCAAGGCGATCGGCGTCACGGAGCAGACTTACTATCGCTGGCGGAAGGAGTACGGCGGTGTTCGTACCGATCAGGCCAAGCGTTTGAAAGAGCTCGAGAAGGAGAATGCTCGCCTGAAGCGACTGCTGGCTGATGCCGAACTCGACAAGGCGATCCTGAAGGAAGCCGCTT TCGGGAAACTTCTGAGCCCGGACAAGCGACGGCGAATCGTCGAGCACGTGCGAGATACTTTGGGACGCGAGCGAGTATCAGAACGGAGGGCCTGCCGGGTGCTGGGACAGCCTCGTTCCACTCAGCGCCGTGTTCGCTGGGTCCCCGACGACGAGCCTCGCCTGGTCCGGGAGATGATTGAACTTGCTGAACAGTATGGCCGTTATGGCTATCGGCGAATCACTGAGATGTTACGCCGGAAAGGTTGGCAGGTGAACCATAAACGCATCGAACGCTTATGGCGTCGCGAGGGCTTGAAAGTACCAAAAAGGCAGCCGAAACGACGTCGCCTGTGGCTTAATGATGGTTCGTGCGTTCGCCTGCGGCCGAGTCATCGTGATGAGGTCTGGAGCTATGACTTCGTGCATCACCGAACGCACGATGGTCGAGCCTTCCGTATGCTGACGCTGATCAACGAGTATACTCGCGAGTGCTTGGCGATCGATGTGGCTCGTCAACTGACCAGCGAGGATGTCTTGGAGCGTCTTAGCGACCTGTTCGTTCGCCGTGGCGTGCCAGACTTCATTCGCAGCGACAACGGCTCAGAGTTCACCGCCACTAAGGTCCGTGACTGGCTGGAGCGAGTCGAGGTGAACACCCTGTACATCGAACCTGGCAGCCCGTGGGAGAATGGCTACATCGAATCCTTCAACGGGAAGCTGCGAGATGAACTACTCGATCGAGAGATCTTCGACACGCTGCTGGAGGCAAAAGTGTTGATCGAACGGTGGCGAGTCGAGTACAACACGGTACGCCCGCACAGTTCGCTGGGGTACCGTCCACCGGCACCGGAGGCAATTCTTCCAGGGGAAGCTGCTTCCGCTACGCTCCAGCACCTTCCCCTGGAAGAATCCTTGAAGACTACAACTTAA
- a CDS encoding RimK family alpha-L-glutamate ligase, with amino-acid sequence MGAGHGHEAKVLNTLKFAIDLEKGEPDLYFRSKQLSSYDAVLPRIGASITYFGTAVVRQFEQMDVFPANSSWGITNSRDKLRSLQILSRHHIGIPQTTFVRDRADILPAIERVGGAPVVIKLIEGTQGVGVILADSVKIAEAIIETLHSTRQNVLVQKFVKESRGRDVRAFVVGDQVVAAMRRIAQGSEFRSNVHRGGLTEAVELDEKYRETAVRAAQIMGLRIAGVDMLESDSGPQVMEVNSSPGLEGIERCTKLDIAGAIVDYIAAQVDFPEIDIRQRLTVSRGYGVTEIHIPEGSEYCGKSIDESGLPDHDINVLTLYRGTSVIPNPRLKRVLEPGDRLLCFGKLDAMRGLIPEKIIKQRRPKVKKLSKAALEGG; translated from the coding sequence GTGGGGGCAGGTCATGGTCACGAGGCCAAAGTCCTCAACACGCTGAAATTCGCCATCGATCTCGAAAAGGGAGAGCCGGACCTCTACTTCCGCTCGAAACAGCTCAGCTCGTACGATGCGGTCCTGCCCCGGATCGGCGCTTCCATTACTTACTTCGGCACGGCCGTCGTGCGGCAGTTCGAGCAAATGGACGTCTTCCCAGCCAACAGTTCGTGGGGGATTACCAACTCGCGTGACAAGCTGCGGAGCCTGCAGATCCTTAGCCGCCATCACATTGGCATTCCACAAACGACCTTCGTCCGCGACCGGGCGGACATTCTGCCTGCGATCGAACGTGTGGGCGGGGCACCAGTGGTAATCAAGCTGATTGAAGGAACCCAGGGGGTCGGCGTGATTCTGGCTGACTCGGTGAAGATTGCCGAGGCGATCATCGAGACGCTGCACAGCACGCGGCAAAACGTGCTGGTGCAGAAGTTCGTCAAGGAAAGCCGTGGCCGTGACGTGCGTGCGTTCGTCGTCGGCGATCAGGTCGTGGCTGCCATGCGGCGGATTGCCCAGGGAAGCGAATTTCGCAGCAACGTTCACCGCGGCGGCCTGACCGAGGCGGTCGAGCTGGACGAAAAGTATCGCGAAACGGCTGTCCGCGCCGCCCAGATCATGGGCTTGCGGATCGCAGGCGTCGACATGCTGGAAAGTGATTCCGGCCCCCAGGTGATGGAAGTGAACTCATCGCCCGGGCTGGAAGGGATCGAACGCTGCACGAAGCTCGACATTGCCGGAGCGATCGTCGATTACATCGCCGCCCAGGTCGATTTCCCCGAGATCGACATCCGCCAACGCCTGACCGTCAGCCGCGGCTACGGCGTGACCGAGATTCACATTCCCGAAGGCTCGGAATACTGCGGCAAGTCGATCGACGAGTCGGGCTTGCCCGACCATGACATCAACGTGCTAACCCTCTACCGCGGCACGTCGGTGATCCCCAACCCCCGCCTGAAACGAGTCCTGGAACCAGGCGACCGCCTGCTGTGCTTCGGCAAGCTCGATGCGATGCGCGGGCTGATCCCCGAAAAGATTATCAAGCAGCGACGCCCGAAGGTGAAGAAGCTTTCCAAGGCGGCGCTGGAAGGGGGCTAG
- a CDS encoding ISAs1 family transposase, whose amino-acid sequence MSSRSPVSLQECFADLTDPRTRKVTYPLTNIVTIALCAVMSGADDFVAIADWAEMKKEWLGKFLDLSSGIPSHDRFNAILASLNPAEFEKCLLTWITALHEITDGQIIAIDGKTLRRSFDKASSKAAIHMVSAWATANHVSLGQVVTDAKSNEITAIPKLLEIVEVSGSLVTIDAQGCQQDIAQKIVDQGADYCLAVKRNQPTLHDSIEDFFVAQQESNFKRAKVHRHETHEKGHGREESRSYYICPVNDEIITRDRWSNLRAIGMTINIVKQGGNETSEVRYYILSKYLSGKRFAEAVRGHWGIENSLHWQLDVTFGEDQSRIRKGHADANFSLLRRTSLSLLKNNKTAKVGVKNKRLKCGWGDDYRMEVLLGR is encoded by the coding sequence ATGTCGTCACGTTCGCCTGTTTCCCTTCAAGAGTGCTTTGCCGATCTGACCGATCCGCGGACTCGCAAGGTGACTTATCCGTTAACGAATATCGTGACCATCGCGCTGTGTGCGGTGATGAGTGGGGCGGATGATTTTGTGGCTATCGCCGACTGGGCCGAGATGAAGAAGGAGTGGCTGGGTAAGTTCCTTGATTTGAGTTCCGGCATCCCTTCGCACGATCGCTTTAATGCGATCTTGGCTTCGCTGAATCCGGCTGAGTTTGAGAAGTGTTTGCTGACTTGGATCACCGCCTTACACGAAATCACCGACGGGCAGATCATCGCGATTGACGGCAAGACGCTGCGGCGGAGTTTCGACAAGGCCAGCAGCAAGGCGGCCATTCACATGGTCAGTGCCTGGGCGACTGCCAATCATGTGAGTCTCGGCCAGGTAGTAACCGACGCGAAGAGCAACGAGATCACCGCCATTCCCAAACTGCTTGAAATCGTCGAGGTTTCCGGCAGTTTAGTGACGATTGACGCTCAAGGTTGCCAACAGGACATCGCTCAGAAGATCGTCGACCAGGGAGCCGATTATTGCCTGGCCGTGAAGCGCAATCAGCCGACCCTCCACGATTCGATCGAAGATTTTTTTGTCGCGCAGCAGGAAAGCAATTTCAAGCGAGCCAAAGTACACCGTCACGAAACGCACGAGAAAGGGCATGGTCGCGAGGAGTCGCGTTCCTATTATATCTGCCCTGTGAACGACGAGATCATCACACGAGATCGTTGGTCGAACTTGAGGGCGATCGGGATGACGATCAATATCGTGAAGCAAGGCGGGAACGAGACGAGCGAGGTGCGATACTATATCCTGAGCAAGTACCTTTCCGGCAAGCGTTTCGCCGAGGCCGTTCGCGGTCATTGGGGCATTGAAAACAGCCTGCACTGGCAACTGGACGTGACGTTCGGTGAAGATCAATCTCGCATCCGCAAAGGGCACGCCGACGCCAACTTTAGCCTGCTACGAAGGACGAGCCTGAGCCTGCTGAAGAACAACAAGACAGCCAAGGTCGGCGTGAAGAACAAACGATTAAAATGCGGCTGGGGCGATGACTACCGCATGGAAGTCCTGCTGGGACGGTGA